A stretch of Bacteroidales bacterium DNA encodes these proteins:
- a CDS encoding universal stress protein, whose product MDKKKIVLVPTDFSEVADYAIEHAAGICKMQSYKLTLLHIINKETKSYLKKEKLTGSTIHDKLDKKTKEISSQYGIECDYIAREGSIFSTIAEVTKEIGVNLMTMGTHGKIGVQHIVGSYALKVIEKSPVPIIVVQKRGFRNGYQNIILPIDDTIESKQKVKWAIHIARKFQSTVHIFAMYSSESYRMGKIKANVKQIKKFFDQNAISYTEKIADKGSSFPKQTLSYAKEIDADLILIMTNPDTLLPSFIVGQWEEQILFNDSLIPVMCINPVDLSIVVGGM is encoded by the coding sequence ATGGATAAGAAGAAAATTGTTTTAGTGCCCACTGATTTTTCAGAGGTAGCAGATTATGCTATTGAACATGCTGCAGGAATATGTAAAATGCAGAGTTATAAATTAACATTACTGCATATAATAAATAAAGAAACAAAATCATATCTGAAAAAAGAAAAGCTTACCGGGAGCACGATACATGATAAACTGGATAAAAAGACAAAAGAGATTTCATCACAATACGGAATTGAATGCGACTATATTGCTCGTGAAGGAAGTATTTTTTCAACTATTGCTGAGGTAACAAAAGAAATCGGAGTAAACCTTATGACCATGGGAACACATGGTAAAATCGGTGTTCAGCATATCGTGGGGAGTTATGCTTTAAAAGTTATCGAAAAATCTCCTGTTCCAATCATCGTTGTTCAGAAGAGAGGTTTCCGTAACGGATATCAAAATATTATTCTTCCTATTGATGATACTATTGAATCGAAACAAAAGGTTAAATGGGCTATCCATATTGCACGGAAATTCCAGTCAACAGTTCATATTTTTGCAATGTATTCTTCGGAATCATACAGAATGGGTAAGATAAAGGCAAATGTAAAACAGATTAAAAAGTTTTTTGATCAGAATGCTATATCTTATACCGAAAAAATTGCAGATAAAGGTTCTTCTTTTCCAAAACAGACTTTATCCTATGCAAAGGAAATTGATGCCGACCTTATTCTTATTATGACAAATCCTGATACCCTGTTACCAAGTTTTATTGTGGGGCAATGGGAAGAACAAATACTTTTCAACGATTCACTTATTCCTGTAATGTGTATCAACCCTGTTGATTTAAGTATTGTAGTTGGAGGTATGTAA
- a CDS encoding ornithine carbamoyltransferase — MAFNLKNRSFVKLLDFTPEEIKFFLELSRDLKKAKYAGTEQQRLKGKNIALIFEKDSTRTRCAFEVAALDQGAHVSYIGPSGSQIGKKESMKDTARVLGRMYDGIEYRGYGQKIVEELAQYAGVPVWNGLTTEFHPTQILADFLTMMEHCDKPLNQIAFTFAGDAHNNVGNSLMVGAAKMGMDFRATAPKECWPDEALVKQCKEIAKSTGAKITLTENVDEGVKGVDFIYTDVWVSMGEPAELWEKRIKLLKPYQVNSEMVKKTGNPKVKFLHCLPAFHNRQTTVGEEIFQKYKLDGMEVTEDVFESPMSVVFDEAENRLHTIKAVMVATLGS; from the coding sequence ATGGCTTTTAATTTAAAGAACAGAAGTTTTGTCAAATTACTTGACTTTACACCTGAAGAAATAAAATTCTTTCTTGAATTATCAAGGGATTTAAAAAAGGCAAAATATGCCGGAACAGAACAGCAAAGGCTGAAAGGCAAAAACATTGCCCTTATATTTGAAAAAGATTCAACACGCACACGTTGTGCATTTGAAGTTGCCGCATTAGATCAGGGTGCTCATGTTTCATATATTGGTCCATCCGGTTCACAAATAGGAAAAAAAGAATCGATGAAAGATACTGCACGCGTTCTGGGCAGAATGTACGACGGTATTGAATACAGAGGATACGGTCAGAAGATTGTAGAAGAATTAGCACAGTATGCAGGTGTTCCGGTATGGAATGGGTTAACAACTGAATTTCACCCTACACAAATTCTTGCAGACTTCCTCACTATGATGGAACATTGCGACAAACCATTAAACCAGATAGCTTTCACTTTTGCCGGTGATGCTCATAACAACGTTGGTAATTCATTAATGGTTGGAGCTGCAAAAATGGGAATGGATTTCAGGGCAACTGCACCAAAAGAATGCTGGCCAGATGAAGCTCTTGTAAAACAATGTAAAGAAATCGCAAAATCAACCGGAGCAAAAATAACATTAACAGAAAATGTTGACGAAGGAGTAAAAGGCGTTGATTTCATTTATACCGATGTATGGGTATCAATGGGAGAACCTGCTGAATTATGGGAAAAACGTATTAAACTTCTGAAACCTTACCAGGTGAATTCAGAAATGGTTAAGAAAACAGGAAATCCAAAAGTAAAATTCCTGCACTGCTTGCCGGCATTCCATAACAGGCAAACTACAGTTGGCGAAGAGATTTTCCAGAAATACAAACTCGACGGTATGGAAGTTACAGAAGATGTATTCGAATCACCAATGTCTGTAGTATTTGACGAAGCTGAAAACCGTCTGCATACTATAAAAGCAGTTATGGTTGCAACATTAGGAAGCTAA
- a CDS encoding zinc ribbon domain-containing protein, with protein MIKKHDLLFCAQCGVKLDGDEVICAVCGYKLAELHPYVEPKQTVTPPPIPQEPVIVPPPVPETPVTPPTPPVVETPVTPPTPPSVTFCPNCGTKIEGNEIFCNNCGISLSAEPNNLNPPPKNIQTPPTPVFVPPVQNTPPLNQQAYYQPQQQQFIPPQMQNKKGMGALGWILIGLLILIVLGGGIMAFLQYNGTINVPFMSKIITAKQSSSGNEKAASLTTYYVVHSFAATSRNKWTAIVSNIISTNEKYSNKQNAINHFKKAIMTKYPKDYKLFTSYVVCDEYKNFTEAQSGHSGIIKGYGNKKYSIRTVDVKY; from the coding sequence ATGATAAAAAAACACGACCTTTTATTTTGCGCACAATGCGGTGTGAAACTCGATGGTGATGAAGTAATATGTGCTGTTTGTGGATACAAGCTTGCAGAACTTCATCCTTACGTGGAACCAAAACAAACCGTTACACCTCCTCCAATTCCACAGGAACCAGTTATTGTTCCTCCACCAGTACCGGAAACACCTGTTACTCCTCCAACTCCACCTGTAGTTGAAACACCTGTAACTCCTCCTACTCCACCTTCAGTTACATTTTGTCCGAATTGCGGAACAAAGATAGAAGGCAATGAAATATTCTGCAATAATTGCGGAATATCCCTTTCAGCAGAACCTAACAATTTAAACCCACCTCCTAAAAATATTCAGACTCCGCCTACTCCTGTATTTGTTCCGCCAGTGCAGAATACACCTCCGCTAAATCAGCAGGCATATTACCAGCCACAGCAGCAACAATTTATTCCTCCTCAAATGCAAAATAAAAAAGGGATGGGCGCTTTAGGCTGGATACTTATCGGTTTATTAATCCTTATTGTATTAGGTGGCGGAATCATGGCATTCCTTCAATATAACGGGACTATTAATGTACCGTTCATGTCAAAAATAATCACTGCGAAACAAAGTTCCAGTGGAAACGAAAAGGCAGCATCTCTAACCACATATTATGTTGTTCACTCATTTGCTGCAACTAGTCGAAATAAATGGACTGCAATAGTTTCGAATATTATTTCAACTAATGAAAAATACAGCAACAAGCAAAATGCTATAAATCACTTTAAGAAAGCCATCATGACCAAATATCCAAAAGACTATAAACTTTTTACGTCGTATGTGGTTTGTGATGAATATAAAAATTTTACTGAAGCACAATCAGGTCACTCCGGAATTATCAAAGGGTATGGGAATAAAAAATATTCTATAAGGACTGTTGACGTTAAGTATTAA
- a CDS encoding zinc-ribbon domain-containing protein — MFCPKCGATLKEGAKFCHVCGYNMSEPSVNPQPQQPQYQQQQQYQQQQQQQNPNFNYSSNEDKTVAILSYITFVGWIIAIIMHSSNKTKLGIYHIRQTLGLYLTGIILAIVQSIFVFIPFIGWVISILIGICGIGLFVLWIMGLIYAINGEMKPIPLIGYLSQKLFSGIN; from the coding sequence ATGTTTTGTCCGAAATGCGGTGCAACCTTAAAAGAAGGTGCAAAGTTTTGTCATGTATGTGGTTATAACATGTCTGAACCAAGTGTCAACCCTCAGCCACAGCAACCACAATACCAGCAACAACAGCAATATCAGCAGCAGCAACAACAACAAAACCCGAATTTTAATTATAGTAGTAATGAAGATAAGACTGTTGCAATTTTAAGTTATATAACATTTGTCGGATGGATAATAGCTATTATTATGCACAGCAGTAATAAAACTAAACTTGGCATTTATCATATTCGCCAAACATTAGGACTTTATTTAACAGGAATAATACTAGCCATCGTACAAAGCATTTTCGTTTTTATTCCTTTTATAGGATGGGTTATTTCAATACTTATAGGTATTTGCGGCATCGGACTTTTTGTTTTATGGATTATGGGTCTTATATATGCAATTAACGGGGAGATGAAACCTATACCTTTGATTGGCTACTTATCACAAAAATTATTTTCGGGAATAAATTAA
- the arcC gene encoding carbamate kinase — translation MKKLAVVAFGGNALLRGDQKGTISEQEKNVYDTCLSVMELIKKDYNLVITHGNGPQVGNILLQNQAGAKMFGLPEMPLDICGAYSQGFIGYMIEQQLRNILEKNKMDKDVITIVTQVLVDKSDPAFQNPTKPIGPYYSKEESEKIAEETGSIFSEDPKGRGWRKVVASPKPIVIGNKKSISRLAHDGQVIVAVGGGGIPVFYKEPNFLEGIDAVIDKDLASALLAAEIGADELFILTDVPKVCINFNKPGQKELDTLTVAEAKKYLEEKQFAEGSMAPKVRAAIQFVENGGKMTIITEAKQLGNPNCGTKIVLN, via the coding sequence ATGAAAAAACTAGCAGTAGTAGCATTTGGCGGCAATGCTTTACTTAGAGGTGACCAGAAAGGCACAATAAGTGAGCAGGAAAAAAATGTATATGATACCTGCTTGAGTGTTATGGAACTTATTAAAAAGGACTATAACCTTGTTATAACTCATGGCAACGGACCACAAGTTGGCAATATTTTATTACAGAACCAGGCCGGAGCTAAAATGTTCGGATTACCCGAAATGCCGCTGGATATATGCGGTGCATACAGCCAGGGATTCATCGGTTATATGATCGAACAACAATTACGAAACATACTTGAAAAAAATAAAATGGACAAGGATGTTATTACTATTGTAACTCAAGTTCTTGTTGACAAAAGCGACCCCGCATTCCAGAACCCTACAAAGCCGATTGGTCCATATTATTCAAAAGAAGAATCCGAAAAAATCGCAGAAGAAACAGGTTCTATTTTTTCCGAAGATCCTAAAGGTCGTGGATGGCGCAAAGTTGTAGCATCACCAAAACCTATTGTTATCGGAAATAAAAAATCCATTTCCCGTTTGGCTCACGATGGGCAGGTTATTGTTGCTGTTGGCGGCGGCGGTATTCCTGTATTCTATAAAGAACCCAATTTCCTTGAAGGTATTGATGCAGTAATTGACAAAGACCTTGCATCAGCATTATTGGCAGCAGAAATCGGAGCTGATGAATTATTCATCCTTACTGATGTTCCTAAAGTTTGCATCAATTTCAATAAACCCGGTCAGAAAGAACTCGATACGTTAACTGTTGCTGAAGCAAAAAAATACCTGGAAGAAAAACAATTTGCCGAAGGCAGCATGGCTCCTAAGGTTCGCGCTGCTATACAGTTTGTGGAAAATGGTGGTAAAATGACTATCATTACTGAAGCCAAACAACTTGGAAATCCAAATTGCGGAACTAAAATAGTATTGAATTAA
- the mtaB gene encoding tRNA (N(6)-L-threonylcarbamoyladenosine(37)-C(2))-methylthiotransferase MtaB yields MAERKKIAFYTLGCKLNFSETSQLSRSFPSEKFQIVDFKDEADIYVINTCVVTEKAEKKSRAAINQAKKRNPDAIIASVGCYSELRPEELVAINEKGIVLGTYEKFNLLEIIDKEEKNISSKEELVKRFIPSYSTGDRTRSFFKIQDGCDYFCSYCTVPYARGRSRSATIAEVVKTAEEIVSTGIKEMILTGVNVGDFGRKNNERLIDLLKKLDNIDGVERIRISSIEPNLLTDEIIEFVASSKKFLPHFHIPLQSGSDKVLKEMCRRYDTKLFRNRIEKIKSLIPDCCIAIDLITGFPGETDNDFNDTFNFISSCDISYMHVFTYSERENTPAAKRTDAIQNSVRNERSKKILALSEKKKNIFLKNNIEKIKNVLFESDNDNGIMYGFTENYIKVKTPFNKELINQIKKVKLLKIEKDGIFAGELIS; encoded by the coding sequence ATGGCAGAAAGAAAGAAAATAGCATTTTATACGTTAGGGTGTAAACTGAATTTTTCAGAAACTTCGCAGCTTTCACGTTCGTTTCCTTCTGAAAAATTTCAGATTGTAGATTTTAAGGATGAAGCCGATATTTATGTTATCAACACTTGTGTAGTTACCGAAAAAGCTGAAAAAAAATCGAGAGCTGCGATTAACCAGGCGAAGAAGAGAAACCCTGATGCAATTATTGCATCTGTGGGTTGCTATTCTGAACTCCGTCCTGAAGAGTTGGTTGCAATAAATGAAAAAGGGATTGTGTTGGGAACGTATGAAAAATTCAATTTACTTGAGATAATTGATAAAGAAGAAAAAAATATTTCATCAAAAGAAGAACTGGTAAAAAGGTTTATCCCGTCATATTCTACAGGCGACCGTACACGTTCATTTTTTAAAATACAGGATGGTTGTGATTATTTCTGCTCATACTGTACTGTGCCATATGCCCGTGGTCGTAGCCGTAGCGCTACTATTGCCGAAGTAGTGAAAACTGCTGAAGAAATTGTTTCAACAGGAATTAAAGAGATGATACTTACCGGAGTTAATGTTGGCGATTTCGGTAGAAAGAATAATGAAAGACTTATCGACCTTCTTAAAAAGCTTGATAATATTGATGGTGTAGAACGTATCCGAATTTCGTCAATCGAACCTAATTTGCTTACAGATGAAATAATTGAATTTGTTGCAAGCTCAAAAAAGTTCTTACCGCATTTTCATATTCCGCTGCAATCGGGTTCTGATAAGGTTCTTAAAGAAATGTGCAGAAGATATGATACAAAACTTTTTAGAAACAGGATAGAAAAAATAAAATCATTAATTCCAGATTGTTGCATTGCTATTGATTTAATCACAGGTTTTCCGGGCGAAACGGATAATGATTTTAATGATACATTTAATTTTATTTCATCGTGCGATATTTCATACATGCATGTTTTTACTTATTCTGAAAGGGAAAATACACCGGCAGCAAAACGTACTGATGCTATTCAGAATTCCGTTAGAAACGAAAGAAGTAAAAAAATACTGGCATTATCGGAAAAGAAAAAAAATATTTTTCTAAAAAATAATATCGAAAAAATTAAAAATGTTCTTTTTGAATCCGACAATGATAATGGAATAATGTATGGCTTTACTGAAAATTATATTAAAGTAAAAACGCCTTTTAATAAGGAATTGATAAACCAAATTAAAAAAGTAAAACTGCTTAAAATTGAAAAAGACGGTATATTTGCAGGCGAGTTGATAAGTTGA
- a CDS encoding prolipoprotein diacylglyceryl transferase, which yields MYPTISDLIKDIFGVYIPLPVQSFGFFVAIAFIVAAWLLLLELRRKENEGIIFSLKKNVMIGKPASKQELFWMALFGFIIGYKLLGIIFNYKTFVENPQQFMFSGEGNFFAGIVGAFAMAYYRYYEKQKTKLDKPRLEEVEVHPYELTGNIIMLGAVFGILGSKLFDMLENVENFQSIGNFIKALFSFSGLAFYGGLICAAIAIILYARKNKIRPLVICDIAAPAIMIAYAIGRIGCQTAGDGDWGILNSAYITTPESKVELADDSAFIKTLEENKTYYFYEFKTDSLKNIPHITVKAPGFIPNWMVAYPYPNNVNDQGVETKFLYNKNQKHFSQLPIPVFPTPFYETVVCSLFFIVLWLIRKRIKISGILFSIFLIMNGFERFFIEKIRVNIKYHILDWNVTQAEIISMMLIITGIILLVYILKNKKNIGEEKLNS from the coding sequence ATGTATCCAACAATTTCAGATTTAATAAAAGATATTTTCGGGGTATATATACCTTTACCAGTACAAAGCTTCGGCTTTTTTGTGGCGATAGCATTTATCGTTGCTGCATGGCTTTTACTATTGGAGCTAAGAAGAAAAGAAAATGAAGGAATTATTTTCTCTCTTAAAAAAAATGTGATGATTGGTAAACCTGCATCAAAACAGGAATTGTTTTGGATGGCTTTATTTGGTTTTATTATAGGATATAAATTACTGGGAATAATTTTTAATTACAAAACATTTGTTGAAAACCCACAGCAATTCATGTTTTCAGGAGAAGGTAATTTTTTTGCAGGTATTGTTGGCGCGTTTGCCATGGCTTATTACCGATACTATGAAAAACAAAAAACGAAACTCGATAAACCCCGGTTGGAAGAAGTGGAAGTGCATCCATACGAACTTACCGGGAATATTATTATGCTTGGTGCTGTATTTGGAATACTTGGATCAAAATTATTTGATATGCTTGAGAATGTTGAGAATTTTCAGAGTATTGGTAATTTTATAAAAGCATTATTTTCATTCAGTGGGCTTGCTTTTTACGGAGGGCTTATTTGTGCAGCTATTGCAATAATTTTATATGCAAGGAAGAATAAAATTCGTCCGCTTGTAATTTGTGATATTGCTGCTCCCGCAATAATGATAGCATATGCAATTGGCCGAATTGGTTGTCAGACTGCCGGTGATGGCGACTGGGGAATTTTGAATTCAGCATATATTACTACACCTGAATCAAAAGTTGAACTTGCTGATGATTCTGCATTTATAAAAACTCTTGAGGAAAATAAAACATATTATTTTTATGAATTCAAAACAGATTCACTTAAAAATATTCCTCATATCACAGTTAAAGCTCCCGGATTTATACCTAACTGGATGGTTGCATACCCATATCCAAACAATGTAAATGATCAAGGTGTAGAAACTAAATTTTTATATAATAAAAACCAAAAACATTTTTCTCAGTTGCCCATACCTGTATTTCCAACACCATTTTATGAAACGGTTGTTTGCTCATTATTCTTTATAGTATTGTGGCTGATAAGGAAACGAATTAAAATTTCAGGAATTTTATTTTCAATATTTCTTATAATGAATGGATTTGAAAGATTCTTTATAGAAAAAATTCGTGTTAATATCAAATATCATATTTTGGACTGGAATGTTACACAAGCGGAAATAATTTCCATGATGCTGATTATTACCGGAATTATATTGCTGGTTTATATTTTGAAAAATAAGAAAAATATCGGTGAAGAAAAATTAAATTCATAA
- a CDS encoding inositol monophosphatase family protein: MDYKNICEEVCVLAREVGRFLKNEIDKIKLADIETKGLHDFVTYVDKNSEKQIVSKLLEILPEAGFIAEEKTVTCKGEKYNWIVDPLDGTTNFIHGLPCYSISIALMCEDKAVVGVVYEINLDECFYAWEGSPAFLNGKEIKVSGRTKVSDALLATGFPYCDYSDLERYMNLFTYFMKNTHGLRRLGSAAVDLVYVACGRFEGFYEYGLSPWDVAAGSFIVQQAGGKVYDFHGNDNFIFGKQIVASNSALSEELINVIKTVYRK; the protein is encoded by the coding sequence ATGGATTATAAAAATATTTGTGAAGAAGTTTGTGTGTTGGCAAGGGAAGTAGGTCGGTTTTTGAAAAATGAGATCGACAAAATAAAATTGGCTGATATTGAAACAAAAGGCTTACACGATTTCGTAACATATGTAGATAAAAATTCTGAAAAGCAGATTGTGTCGAAACTATTGGAAATATTACCTGAAGCAGGTTTTATTGCAGAAGAAAAAACGGTAACATGCAAAGGTGAAAAATATAACTGGATTGTTGACCCTCTCGATGGCACTACAAATTTTATTCATGGATTGCCTTGTTATTCTATAAGTATAGCATTGATGTGTGAAGATAAAGCTGTTGTGGGTGTGGTTTATGAAATTAACCTTGATGAATGTTTTTATGCATGGGAAGGCAGTCCTGCATTTTTGAACGGGAAAGAAATAAAAGTATCAGGAAGAACGAAAGTGTCGGATGCATTGCTGGCAACGGGTTTTCCTTATTGCGATTATTCCGACCTGGAAAGATACATGAACCTGTTCACCTATTTTATGAAAAATACACATGGTTTGCGCCGTTTAGGTTCTGCTGCAGTTGATTTGGTTTATGTTGCCTGCGGTCGTTTTGAAGGATTTTACGAATACGGTTTAAGTCCATGGGATGTTGCAGCAGGCTCGTTTATTGTGCAACAGGCAGGAGGTAAGGTTTACGATTTTCATGGAAATGATAATTTCATATTCGGCAAACAGATTGTTGCTTCAAACAGTGCACTGTCAGAAGAACTGATCAATGTAATAAAAACAGTTTACCGAAAATAA